The following coding sequences lie in one Methyloterricola oryzae genomic window:
- a CDS encoding patatin-like phospholipase family protein, translating to MTDLNEKVEAMLSGTIALPGRDDIRDIIGQLKGSLDFGRARRLLTTVLAALPDGQRSTSSEAVWLTQQLALCTYKDEELPPASRLDDAMRLLEDIGLREPGNLDAETLALGGAVCKRRWEHGGQIEFLHESLAFYTAAHERNPNQDMGYGGINAAFICDLLAARLIQIEKRNGIPSAEAKQYHKKAENLRKSVLRILGPMLRRDTSLGRQHWFLATLAEARFGLGEYEEAGRLLEQAAALPDVKEWELQSTFRQLAALADHQNLAPPAPGSDPKDWDAPWQALARLLGEDTAAAAGSHRGRVGLALSGGGFRASLFHLGVLARLAEVDALRSVEVLSTVSGGSIVGAQYYLELQKLLESRPDRALDIEDYIDLVKRVQTQFLQGVQRNVRMTTFANFFDTLRMLFCASYSRSHKLGEVYEDLLYRRVKDGKGDNPRHMEQLLVQPASGPASTAKRFKPKFENWRRRAKVPILLLNTTSLNSGHNWFFTASWMGEPPGLVGDEIDNNRRYRRLYYREAPNQGLREFRLGHAVAASSCVPGLFEPLVIQNLYPGTTVRLVDGGVHDNQGVQGLLDEGCTLILCSDASGQMADVSDPADDPAGVLLRTVSVLQDRIREAEYQDLQGRLDSRALQGLLFVHSKKELGVAPATWNGGKAKEAFSGALPDEPTSYGVNKRLQDSIAALRTDLDAFTDVEAYCLMASGYLMTSAELKVLQAQHLKDGGKGNWGNFSIDAPARSDWPFLPLLDLLGEAESGASPRRQDLAFQLKAGSALFLKAWKLVPELKRLATIVGAGAALALVVLIVLLWNAPLFSQQITWGVVLSALLLTFAGLVLPALKWLNPAGESKQIVIKVAIGLTGYVLGKLHLWWIDRLFLERGALSRLLKLDGKSK from the coding sequence ATGACAGATTTGAACGAAAAGGTAGAGGCGATGCTATCCGGCACGATTGCCTTGCCAGGACGCGACGACATCAGGGACATAATCGGGCAACTGAAGGGATCGCTGGATTTCGGGCGCGCGCGCCGACTCCTTACGACGGTTCTGGCAGCCCTTCCAGATGGCCAGCGCAGCACCTCGTCGGAGGCTGTGTGGCTGACCCAGCAACTGGCGCTGTGCACCTACAAGGACGAAGAACTGCCGCCGGCCAGCCGCCTCGACGACGCCATGAGGCTGTTGGAAGACATCGGCTTGCGCGAGCCCGGCAACCTGGATGCCGAAACCCTGGCCCTGGGAGGAGCCGTGTGCAAACGGCGCTGGGAGCACGGCGGCCAGATCGAATTCCTGCACGAGTCCCTCGCCTTCTATACCGCGGCCCATGAACGCAACCCGAACCAGGACATGGGCTACGGCGGCATCAATGCCGCCTTCATCTGTGACCTGCTGGCCGCGCGCCTGATCCAGATCGAAAAGCGTAACGGCATTCCGTCCGCCGAAGCGAAGCAGTACCACAAGAAGGCCGAGAATCTGCGCAAATCCGTGCTCAGGATCCTGGGCCCCATGCTCCGCAGGGACACATCCCTGGGCCGGCAGCACTGGTTCCTGGCAACCCTGGCGGAAGCCCGATTCGGCCTGGGCGAGTACGAGGAAGCGGGCCGCCTGCTGGAACAGGCCGCGGCGCTCCCCGATGTCAAGGAATGGGAACTGCAATCCACCTTCCGCCAACTCGCTGCCCTGGCTGACCACCAGAATCTCGCGCCTCCCGCGCCGGGTAGCGACCCCAAGGATTGGGATGCCCCCTGGCAAGCGCTTGCGCGCCTATTGGGCGAGGACACGGCCGCTGCCGCCGGCAGCCACCGCGGACGCGTCGGCCTCGCACTGTCCGGTGGCGGCTTCCGCGCCTCGTTGTTCCACCTCGGCGTGCTGGCGCGCCTGGCGGAAGTCGATGCCCTGCGCAGCGTCGAGGTCCTCTCTACCGTCTCCGGCGGCAGCATCGTTGGCGCCCAATACTATCTCGAACTGCAAAAGCTGCTGGAATCCCGCCCCGATCGTGCGCTCGATATCGAGGACTACATCGATCTGGTCAAGCGGGTCCAGACCCAGTTCCTGCAAGGTGTGCAGCGCAATGTGCGCATGACTACCTTCGCCAATTTCTTCGACACGCTGCGCATGCTGTTCTGCGCAAGCTATTCGCGCAGTCACAAGCTGGGCGAGGTTTACGAGGACCTGCTGTACCGCCGGGTGAAGGATGGAAAGGGCGACAATCCGCGCCACATGGAGCAATTGCTGGTACAGCCGGCCAGTGGCCCGGCATCCACTGCCAAGCGGTTCAAGCCGAAATTCGAGAACTGGCGGCGGCGCGCCAAGGTGCCCATACTCCTGCTCAACACCACCTCCCTGAATTCGGGGCATAACTGGTTTTTCACCGCCAGTTGGATGGGCGAACCGCCCGGTCTGGTGGGCGATGAGATCGACAACAACCGCCGCTATCGCCGCCTGTACTACCGGGAAGCGCCGAACCAGGGCCTGCGCGAGTTTCGCCTCGGCCATGCGGTGGCCGCCTCGTCCTGCGTACCGGGTCTGTTCGAGCCTCTGGTGATCCAGAATCTCTACCCGGGCACGACCGTGCGGCTGGTCGATGGCGGCGTTCATGACAATCAGGGCGTGCAGGGCCTGCTGGACGAAGGTTGCACCCTGATCCTGTGCAGCGATGCCTCGGGCCAGATGGCCGACGTATCCGACCCAGCCGACGACCCGGCGGGCGTGCTGCTGCGCACCGTGTCGGTCCTGCAGGACCGTATCCGCGAAGCAGAGTACCAGGACCTGCAGGGCCGCCTCGACAGCCGCGCGCTGCAGGGCTTGCTGTTCGTGCACAGCAAGAAGGAACTGGGCGTCGCGCCGGCAACCTGGAACGGTGGAAAGGCAAAGGAAGCCTTCAGTGGCGCGCTCCCCGACGAACCCACCTCCTATGGCGTCAACAAACGGCTACAGGACAGCATCGCCGCGTTGCGTACCGACCTGGATGCCTTCACCGACGTGGAAGCCTATTGCCTCATGGCCAGCGGTTACCTGATGACCTCGGCCGAATTGAAAGTGCTCCAGGCGCAGCACCTGAAGGACGGCGGCAAAGGCAACTGGGGGAATTTCTCCATCGACGCCCCGGCGCGCAGCGACTGGCCGTTCCTGCCGCTGCTCGACCTTCTGGGCGAAGCCGAGTCCGGCGCCTCGCCGCGGCGCCAGGACCTGGCCTTCCAGCTGAAGGCGGGCAGCGCCCTGTTTCTCAAGGCCTGGAAGCTGGTGCCGGAACTGAAGCGGCTCGCCACCATCGTGGGCGCTGGCGCGGCTTTGGCGCTTGTGGTCCTCATCGTGCTGCTGTGGAACGCCCCCCTGTTTTCGCAGCAAATCACCTGGGGTGTCGTCCTCTCGGCCCTCCTGCTGACTTTCGCCGGCCTGGTGCTACCGGCCTTGAAGTGGCTGAACCCTGCCGGCGAGTCAAAGCAGATAGTGATCAAGGTCGCCATTGGCCTGACGGGCTATGTCCTGGGCAAGCTGCACCTTTGGTGGATAGACCGCTTGTTCCTAGAGCGCGGCGCGTTGAGCCGTCTGCTTAAGCTCGACGGCAAAAGCAAATGA
- a CDS encoding Nudix family hydrolase — protein sequence MNPVVQSHELHVAVGVVRGAAGEVLIARRHDHLHQGGLWEFPGGKVEAGESTLEALDRELHEELGIRVLRGEPLLQVRHAYADRSVLLDTFEVLEFSGTPQGREGQPIIWVAADDLSSFEFPAANRPILTAARLPDRYAILDNPAEQDLSDCLHNLGASGVRVVQLRAKALSDGAYRSLATAALKIAADLGVSLLLNHDPQLALELGAQGVHLDSARLRRLDERPEGSHFWVAASCHNHSELQKAEALGLDFAVLSPVCRTPSHSQAVPMGWERFRELVATVNIPVYALGGMNLDCLPKARQNGARGIAGIRGMVLGSLR from the coding sequence GTGAATCCAGTCGTCCAGTCCCATGAACTCCACGTCGCCGTCGGCGTCGTTCGCGGTGCCGCGGGCGAGGTCCTGATCGCCCGCCGCCACGATCATTTGCATCAGGGGGGCTTGTGGGAATTTCCCGGGGGCAAGGTGGAGGCGGGGGAATCCACGCTGGAGGCCCTGGACCGGGAACTGCACGAAGAATTGGGCATTCGGGTCCTTCGCGGCGAGCCTTTGCTGCAGGTGCGCCACGCCTATGCCGACCGGTCCGTTCTTCTGGATACCTTTGAGGTTCTGGAGTTCTCCGGCACGCCGCAGGGCAGGGAAGGACAGCCCATTATCTGGGTCGCGGCGGACGATCTGTCTTCCTTTGAATTTCCTGCCGCCAATCGCCCCATTTTGACCGCGGCCCGGCTGCCCGATCGCTATGCAATTCTGGACAACCCGGCAGAGCAGGATCTCTCGGACTGTTTGCACAACCTTGGTGCATCCGGTGTGCGCGTGGTCCAACTGCGGGCCAAGGCCTTGTCGGACGGAGCCTACCGGTCATTAGCGACCGCTGCGTTGAAGATCGCCGCGGACCTGGGTGTGAGCCTGCTGCTCAATCACGACCCACAACTCGCGCTGGAATTGGGTGCCCAAGGCGTACACCTGGACTCGGCCCGCCTGCGCAGACTGGACGAAAGGCCGGAGGGCAGCCACTTCTGGGTGGCCGCCTCGTGCCATAACCATAGCGAATTGCAGAAGGCCGAGGCGCTGGGCCTGGACTTCGCGGTGCTCTCTCCAGTGTGCCGGACGCCTTCCCATTCGCAAGCCGTCCCGATGGGCTGGGAGCGTTTTCGGGAGTTGGTGGCGACGGTCAACATCCCTGTTTACGCACTCGGCGGAATGAATTTGGACTGTCTGCCCAAGGCAAGGCAAAATGGCGCCCGTGGGATCGCCGGTATCCGAGGGATGGTCCTGGGGTCGCTGAGGTGA
- a CDS encoding flavin monoamine oxidase family protein — MLETAIIGAGICGLALAQGLHRQGRSFALFEARGRAGGRVLTAISRQGTPLDLGPTWFWPETQPRITRLVRDLGLRSFPQHDTGEVLRLADHDKQPDSVQRPNLHGGAQRMEGGMSAVTQALLQELPEASLRLGHVLESVTDCGDHVLLRLRRGLERIEVQARHVVLALPPRLVEEKIAFDPPLDGQVREAMRETYTWMADQAKALVAFERPFWREQGHSGNAFVHHEHVVLGEIFDACDADGGKAAVGGFFSLPPEFRASLRGGMSMLVSSQLVQVFGTDAEHGEQHVHDWAADDYTCSSRDRTPPDHHPEYGHPALRWPQWDEKLFFGGSETATYAGGYLEGALEAAARIQRNLSLSLKPQAAAPHSSGNQASLDQFNAWVQLQRDGALERYKRHLQQNLAKQVKEQITQRAVLGTMEQVYSEALTLLDELPFNAAEEGIEQGRCGLTPKALNPFLGFNKALLDAVIEHNRTSCAMSNFPDEHHVSPEYLETIARDLAAAWREFALAVNDLMIAKASSERIAAAA, encoded by the coding sequence ATGCTCGAAACGGCTATCATCGGCGCCGGCATCTGCGGACTGGCCCTGGCCCAAGGCCTGCACCGTCAAGGACGCAGCTTCGCCCTGTTCGAGGCCCGCGGGCGCGCCGGCGGGCGCGTGCTCACCGCCATCAGCCGGCAGGGAACACCCCTGGACCTTGGCCCCACCTGGTTCTGGCCGGAAACCCAGCCGCGCATCACGCGGCTGGTGCGTGATCTGGGCTTGCGCAGCTTTCCTCAGCACGACACCGGCGAGGTGCTGCGCCTGGCCGATCACGACAAACAGCCGGACAGCGTCCAGCGCCCCAACCTGCACGGCGGGGCGCAGCGGATGGAAGGTGGCATGAGCGCCGTGACCCAGGCCCTCCTGCAGGAGTTGCCGGAAGCATCCCTGCGTCTCGGGCATGTGCTGGAGAGTGTGACCGACTGCGGCGACCATGTCTTGTTGCGGCTTCGGCGCGGCCTGGAGCGCATCGAGGTGCAGGCGCGTCATGTGGTTCTCGCCCTGCCGCCGCGCCTGGTGGAAGAAAAGATTGCCTTCGATCCCCCCCTGGACGGCCAGGTGCGCGAAGCAATGCGGGAAACCTACACCTGGATGGCGGATCAGGCCAAGGCCCTGGTGGCCTTTGAACGCCCTTTCTGGCGCGAGCAGGGACACTCCGGCAATGCCTTCGTGCATCACGAGCATGTGGTGCTGGGCGAGATTTTCGATGCCTGCGATGCCGATGGCGGCAAGGCCGCCGTGGGTGGCTTCTTCAGCCTGCCGCCCGAATTCCGGGCCTCGCTGCGTGGGGGCATGTCCATGCTGGTATCCAGCCAACTGGTGCAGGTCTTTGGAACCGACGCCGAGCACGGTGAACAGCATGTGCACGACTGGGCGGCCGATGACTACACCTGCAGCAGCCGTGACCGCACACCGCCGGACCATCACCCGGAATATGGCCACCCTGCCCTGCGTTGGCCCCAATGGGACGAAAAGCTGTTTTTCGGCGGCTCGGAAACGGCCACCTACGCTGGCGGCTACCTGGAAGGCGCCCTGGAAGCGGCCGCCCGCATCCAGCGCAATCTAAGCTTGAGCCTGAAGCCGCAAGCCGCGGCACCGCATTCAAGCGGCAATCAAGCCAGCCTGGATCAGTTCAATGCCTGGGTGCAACTCCAGCGCGACGGCGCATTGGAGCGCTACAAGCGGCACTTGCAGCAGAACCTGGCCAAGCAGGTCAAGGAACAGATCACCCAGCGCGCCGTTCTCGGCACCATGGAACAGGTCTACAGCGAGGCCTTGACCTTGCTTGACGAACTGCCGTTCAACGCCGCCGAGGAAGGGATCGAGCAAGGTCGCTGCGGGCTTACCCCCAAGGCGCTGAACCCGTTCCTGGGCTTCAACAAGGCCCTGCTGGACGCGGTGATCGAGCACAATCGCACCTCCTGCGCCATGTCCAACTTCCCCGACGAGCACCATGTGTCGCCCGAATACCTGGAAACCATCGCCCGTGACCTGGCCGCCGCCTGGCGCGAGTTCGCCCTGGCGGTCAACGACCTGATGATCGCCAAGGCCAGTTCCGAGCGCATCGCCGCGGCGGCATGA
- the iscX gene encoding Fe-S cluster assembly protein IscX, protein MKFSDTYDIAIALSEAHADVDPRYVRFTDLLNWITGLEGFDDSLEKCNEKVLEAIQMAWIDEIS, encoded by the coding sequence ATGAAATTCAGCGACACCTACGATATCGCCATCGCCCTGAGCGAGGCGCATGCGGACGTCGACCCCCGCTACGTCCGCTTCACCGACCTGCTGAACTGGATTACCGGGCTGGAAGGTTTCGACGACAGCCTCGAGAAATGCAATGAAAAGGTCCTCGAGGCGATCCAGATGGCTTGGATCGACGAAATCAGCTGA
- the galU gene encoding UTP--glucose-1-phosphate uridylyltransferase GalU — MKKVVRKAVFPVAGMGTRFLPATKANPKEMLPVVDKPLIQYAVEEAVAAGIEVMVFITGRSKRAISDHFDKAYELENELTLRGKEETLKIVQNIVPPNVTCVHIRQAEALGLGHAVGRAKAVIGDEPFAVLLADDLIDDDADGCLHQMTKVFEEWQCSILGVERIDPSETQSYGIVRSNSIGNSLGRVEEIVEKPRPDKAPSNLAVVGRYILTPGIFDKLEQVTRGAGGEIQLTDAIAMLLKDEPVLSHEFHGRRYDCGSKLGYLIATVEQGLKHPELRDGFKDYLSNLVLD; from the coding sequence ATGAAAAAAGTGGTGAGAAAAGCCGTATTCCCCGTGGCGGGAATGGGCACCCGATTCCTCCCCGCCACCAAGGCGAATCCCAAGGAGATGCTTCCCGTGGTGGACAAGCCGCTGATCCAGTACGCAGTGGAAGAGGCCGTGGCGGCGGGCATCGAGGTGATGGTCTTCATCACCGGACGCAGCAAGCGGGCCATTTCGGATCATTTCGACAAGGCTTACGAACTGGAGAACGAGCTGACCCTGCGCGGCAAGGAAGAGACACTCAAGATCGTGCAGAACATCGTGCCGCCCAATGTCACCTGCGTCCACATCCGCCAGGCCGAGGCGCTGGGGCTGGGGCACGCCGTGGGCCGCGCCAAGGCGGTGATCGGTGATGAGCCCTTCGCCGTGCTGCTCGCCGATGACCTCATCGACGATGATGCCGACGGTTGCCTGCACCAGATGACCAAGGTATTCGAGGAGTGGCAGTGCTCCATCCTCGGCGTGGAGCGCATCGACCCCTCGGAAACCCAAAGCTACGGCATCGTGCGCTCCAATTCCATCGGCAACAGCCTGGGGCGGGTGGAGGAGATCGTGGAGAAGCCAAGGCCGGACAAGGCGCCGTCCAATCTGGCGGTGGTCGGCCGTTACATCCTGACCCCGGGCATCTTCGACAAGCTGGAGCAGGTGACCCGCGGCGCGGGCGGCGAGATCCAGCTCACCGACGCCATTGCCATGCTGCTCAAGGACGAGCCGGTGCTGTCCCATGAGTTCCACGGGCGGCGCTACGATTGCGGCTCCAAGCTGGGCTATCTCATCGCCACAGTGGAACAGGGCCTGAAACACCCCGAACTGCGCGACGGATTCAAGGATTATCTCAGCAACCTGGTACTGGATTAA
- the cysC gene encoding adenylyl-sulfate kinase, which yields MNSNIVWHQATVTRQRREAMNGHKSFILWFTGLSGAGKSTLAHRVEDMLYDLGCRTYVFDGDNVRHGLCSDLGFSIEHRSENIRRIGEMSKLFVDAGVIALTAFISPFRHDRDLVRSLAAEGDFIEIYCNTPLDVCEQRDVKGLYQRARRGEIPEFTGISSPYEEPLNPELTVMTGAQDLDSCAMQVLEYLNRQGKISLTNQRSQ from the coding sequence ATGAATTCAAACATCGTCTGGCACCAGGCGACCGTAACGCGGCAGCGCCGCGAGGCAATGAACGGGCACAAGAGCTTCATCCTTTGGTTCACCGGGTTGTCCGGGGCTGGCAAGTCCACCCTGGCTCACCGCGTGGAGGACATGCTCTACGATCTGGGCTGCCGGACCTATGTGTTCGATGGCGACAATGTACGGCATGGGCTCTGCTCGGACCTGGGGTTTAGTATCGAGCACCGCTCCGAGAACATCCGCCGCATCGGCGAAATGAGCAAGCTGTTCGTGGATGCCGGCGTCATTGCCCTGACCGCCTTCATCTCGCCGTTCAGGCACGACCGCGACCTGGTCCGTTCCCTGGCGGCGGAAGGGGATTTCATTGAAATCTACTGCAACACCCCCCTCGATGTATGCGAACAGCGTGATGTGAAGGGCCTGTACCAGCGCGCGCGGCGCGGTGAAATACCCGAGTTCACAGGCATTTCATCGCCATACGAGGAGCCGCTTAATCCCGAGCTGACGGTTATGACCGGAGCCCAGGACCTGGATAGCTGCGCCATGCAGGTCCTCGAATACCTCAATCGTCAAGGCAAGATCAGCCTGACAAACCAACGGAGTCAATGA
- a CDS encoding DUF938 domain-containing protein, whose translation MNAIAKPHAPSCERNRDPILAVLREHFAGRRKVLEIASGTGQHAVYFATHLPHLSWQASDLEEQIAGIGLWVDEAALPNLPPPLPLDVRKEWPQERFDAVFSANSLHIMAWAEVECLFARLPDVLEPEAVLAVYGPFNYGGRFTSDSNAQFNAWLQARGAHMAIRDFEAVNGLAAAAGLQPVADLEMPANNRLLVWRLGG comes from the coding sequence ATGAACGCCATCGCCAAGCCCCATGCGCCATCCTGTGAGCGTAACCGCGACCCTATCCTCGCCGTTCTGCGCGAGCATTTCGCCGGCCGGCGCAAGGTGCTGGAGATTGCCAGCGGCACCGGTCAGCATGCCGTGTACTTCGCCACGCATTTGCCCCACCTCAGCTGGCAAGCCTCCGATCTGGAGGAGCAGATTGCCGGCATCGGGCTCTGGGTCGATGAGGCCGCATTGCCTAACCTGCCGCCGCCGCTTCCCCTGGATGTGCGCAAGGAATGGCCCCAAGAACGCTTCGACGCGGTGTTTAGCGCCAACTCGCTGCACATCATGGCTTGGGCCGAGGTGGAGTGCCTGTTTGCGCGCCTGCCGGATGTGCTGGAACCTGAGGCCGTCCTCGCGGTGTATGGCCCTTTCAATTACGGTGGCCGCTTCACCAGCGATAGCAATGCCCAATTCAATGCATGGCTTCAAGCCCGGGGCGCCCACATGGCCATCCGCGATTTCGAGGCCGTGAACGGCTTGGCCGCTGCCGCAGGCCTCCAGCCGGTCGCGGATCTTGAAATGCCCGCGAACAACCGCCTGCTGGTTTGGCGGCTGGGTGGCTAG
- a CDS encoding TRAFs-binding domain-containing protein: MNRPLCFVLMPFGKKPAASAGGAMIDFDAVYQDYIRPAIEDAGLEPIRADEEMTGGVIHKPMFERLILCEFAVADLTNANANVFYELGLRHAVKPATTVLTFAEGMGQLPFDVMPLRALPYRLGHDGRPDAAEAARRALTEKLKAARDFPTDSPVFQMVENFPDIQRLKTDVFRERVRYSEERKAELAVARKQGADAVRAIEADLGNLADADSGVVLDLFLSYRAVKAWDAMIALVAKMSRPLAATVMVQEQLGMALNRAGRRDEAERVLLDVIAARGPSSETYGLLGRVYKDHWEAAGPGLLADGLLGKAIDAYLKGFEADWRDAYPGINAVTLMELRNPPDPRREKLIPVVFYAVERRIATGQPDYWDHATLLELAVLDKDRTRAVAALSAALAHVREVWEPETTARNLRLIREARAGRDEHVEWAEQVEQELLRRAAQISA, from the coding sequence ATGAATCGACCCCTCTGCTTTGTCCTCATGCCCTTCGGCAAGAAGCCTGCCGCCAGCGCCGGCGGCGCCATGATCGATTTCGATGCGGTCTATCAGGACTATATCCGGCCTGCAATCGAGGACGCCGGCCTCGAGCCGATACGGGCCGATGAGGAGATGACCGGGGGAGTGATCCACAAGCCCATGTTCGAGCGGCTCATATTGTGCGAGTTTGCGGTCGCCGACCTGACCAATGCCAACGCCAACGTGTTCTATGAACTGGGACTGCGCCACGCGGTGAAGCCGGCCACTACGGTACTCACTTTCGCCGAGGGCATGGGACAACTGCCCTTCGACGTGATGCCTCTGCGCGCCCTGCCTTACCGCCTGGGGCACGACGGCAGACCGGACGCGGCGGAGGCGGCCCGGCGCGCATTGACGGAGAAACTCAAGGCGGCCCGCGATTTTCCCACCGACAGCCCGGTATTCCAGATGGTGGAGAATTTTCCGGACATTCAGCGGCTGAAGACCGATGTCTTCCGCGAACGGGTGCGCTACTCCGAGGAGCGCAAGGCGGAGCTCGCCGTGGCGCGCAAACAGGGCGCCGATGCCGTGCGTGCCATTGAGGCCGACTTGGGCAACCTGGCCGATGCCGACTCCGGGGTGGTGCTGGATCTTTTCCTTTCTTACCGCGCGGTCAAGGCCTGGGACGCCATGATCGCGCTGGTGGCGAAGATGTCCCGGCCCTTGGCCGCCACGGTCATGGTGCAGGAACAGCTTGGCATGGCCCTGAACCGCGCGGGGCGACGCGACGAGGCCGAGCGCGTGCTGCTGGACGTGATTGCCGCACGCGGACCGAGCAGCGAAACCTACGGTTTGCTGGGCCGGGTCTATAAGGATCATTGGGAGGCCGCCGGTCCCGGGTTGTTGGCGGACGGATTGCTAGGGAAGGCGATTGACGCGTACCTCAAGGGCTTCGAGGCGGATTGGCGCGACGCCTATCCTGGCATCAACGCGGTGACCCTGATGGAACTCAGGAATCCGCCCGACCCCCGCCGCGAGAAGCTCATACCGGTCGTCTTCTACGCGGTGGAGAGGCGCATTGCGACGGGGCAGCCCGATTATTGGGATCATGCCACGCTGCTTGAACTGGCGGTACTGGACAAGGACAGGACGAGGGCGGTCGCGGCGCTGAGCGCGGCCCTCGCCCATGTGCGCGAAGTCTGGGAGCCGGAAACCACTGCCCGTAATCTGCGCTTGATCCGCGAGGCCCGCGCCGGGCGGGATGAGCACGTGGAGTGGGCCGAGCAGGTTGAGCAGGAACTCCTGCGGCGCGCAGCGCAGATCTCAGCCTGA
- a CDS encoding (Fe-S)-binding protein, with translation MDTQLDWSAYDSYGAGDAYAAIPAEGGSYGKAAAVCIGNRQCQRSDKGVMCPSFRVTGNAAHSTQHRAATLKAALNGEYGDKPFLGPELEAAMDLCLGCKGCKRECPNGVDMALLRVEALAQRWKQSGGAPLRERLIAYLPRLGAWLPALNGLLSLRARLPFLARLGERWLGIAAGRSLPEAAGRSFLAQAPSDFAGNKTSVVLLVDTFSNHYEPENAQAAVDVLRAAGYGVILARAPAGERPLCCGRTFLSNGLVEQAREEAQRTLRALAPLVEQGFPVIGLEPSCLLMLRDEYYALGLGEDAATIARSAMLLEEFLAKEHDGKRLELPLKPLPQEQALVHGHCHQKAFGAMKPMRKVLGLIPGLKTEFIESSCCGMAGAFGLEAEHYEVSMAMGELALLPKVREADMDTLVIANGTSCRHQINDGAERQSLHLARVLRAALNSEA, from the coding sequence ATGGATACGCAACTGGACTGGTCGGCCTACGACAGCTACGGCGCGGGCGATGCCTACGCGGCGATCCCGGCGGAAGGCGGTTCCTATGGCAAGGCCGCCGCGGTCTGCATCGGCAACCGCCAGTGCCAGCGCAGCGATAAGGGGGTGATGTGCCCCAGCTTCCGTGTCACCGGCAATGCCGCCCATTCCACCCAACACCGGGCCGCCACCCTCAAGGCGGCGCTCAACGGTGAGTACGGCGACAAGCCCTTCCTCGGCCCGGAACTGGAAGCGGCCATGGACCTGTGCCTAGGCTGCAAGGGCTGCAAGCGCGAATGCCCCAACGGCGTGGACATGGCCCTGCTGCGCGTCGAGGCCCTGGCTCAGCGCTGGAAGCAATCCGGCGGTGCGCCCCTGCGGGAGCGACTGATCGCCTACTTGCCGAGGCTGGGCGCGTGGCTGCCGGCCCTGAATGGGCTGCTGTCGCTGCGCGCCCGCCTGCCCTTCCTTGCGCGCCTGGGCGAACGTTGGCTGGGCATCGCCGCCGGACGCAGCCTGCCCGAGGCCGCAGGGCGAAGTTTCCTGGCGCAGGCGCCGTCGGACTTTGCCGGGAACAAGACCTCGGTTGTGCTGCTGGTGGACACGTTCTCCAACCATTACGAGCCGGAGAATGCCCAGGCGGCGGTGGATGTGCTGCGCGCGGCGGGCTATGGCGTCATCCTGGCGCGGGCACCGGCCGGCGAAAGGCCGCTCTGTTGCGGCCGTACCTTCCTGTCAAACGGTCTGGTGGAACAGGCGCGGGAAGAGGCACAACGTACGCTTCGAGCCCTGGCGCCCCTCGTTGAGCAAGGCTTCCCCGTCATCGGGCTGGAGCCCTCGTGCCTGCTGATGCTGCGGGATGAATACTATGCGCTGGGGCTCGGCGAGGATGCTGCCACTATCGCCCGCTCAGCGATGCTGCTGGAGGAGTTCCTGGCCAAGGAACACGATGGCAAGCGCCTGGAATTGCCCCTCAAGCCCTTACCGCAGGAACAGGCGTTGGTGCACGGCCATTGCCACCAGAAGGCCTTCGGCGCCATGAAACCCATGCGCAAGGTGTTGGGCCTGATTCCCGGGCTCAAAACCGAGTTCATCGAGTCCAGCTGCTGTGGCATGGCCGGCGCCTTCGGACTGGAGGCGGAACACTACGAGGTCTCCATGGCCATGGGAGAACTTGCCCTGTTGCCCAAAGTGCGTGAGGCCGACATGGACACCCTGGTGATCGCCAACGGCACCAGTTGCCGTCATCAGATCAATGATGGCGCCGAGCGCCAAAGCCTGCATCTGGCGCGGGTGCTGCGCGCGGCTCTGAACAGCGAGGCCTGA
- a CDS encoding ComEA family DNA-binding protein, producing the protein MKTIRLGFFCLLLAFAAGAWAEMIDINTATAEQFATLKDIGKVKAEAIVKDREKNGPFKSVDDLARVKGIKAATIKKNLGSLSAGAAAPPEAAIPPAQPGGATGAAVAVPAKAVPK; encoded by the coding sequence ATGAAGACGATTCGCTTGGGATTTTTTTGCCTGCTGCTGGCATTCGCGGCAGGCGCATGGGCCGAAATGATCGACATCAATACGGCCACGGCGGAGCAGTTCGCAACCTTGAAGGACATCGGCAAGGTCAAGGCCGAGGCCATCGTCAAGGACAGGGAGAAGAACGGCCCCTTCAAGAGCGTCGATGACCTGGCCCGGGTCAAGGGCATCAAGGCGGCGACCATCAAGAAGAACCTCGGCAGCCTCAGTGCCGGGGCCGCTGCGCCGCCTGAAGCGGCCATACCGCCGGCGCAGCCGGGTGGCGCGACTGGCGCCGCCGTGGCCGTGCCCGCCAAGGCAGTGCCAAAGTAG